TGGCCGAGGTACTACAGAATCTGGAATCTCTGGGGCAGAAAGATCCTTTGTTTCTTGAACTCCTGGCTTGTGAAGGGGGATGCATCAATGGTCCCGGCTGTGGAAAAACATCAGGAACTGCGGTGAAGGAGAAGCAGCTCCTGGATTATATCACCAGCCGCGAAGAGCAGCTGTCTCTTTATAAACCCTGCAGCAGCATTATCTATAAACGGAAAATTGAGGCTGTGACGCAAAGAAGCTTTGATGAAATGGAAATAAGGAAGGCCCTGAATACCATTGGTAAATATGAAAGCAGTGATGAGAAAAACTGCGGTGCCTGCGGTTACTCAACCTGCCGGGATTATGCCGCAGCCTTTCTCGATGGCCGTGCTGAGAAGGATATGTGCGTCAGTTACCTCAAGACACTCTCAGAGAAGAAGGCGGATGCCCTCATCAAATCCATGCCTTCCGGCGCCGTCATTGTGGATGCGGAGATGATGATCATCCAGTGCAACAGGGCATTTGCCATGCTGATCGGTGAGGAGACTCTGGCAGCTTATGAAACAAAACCCGGTTTGAAGGGGGCGTCCCTGGAAAAAATTCTGCCCTTTACATCCTTGTTTCAAGGAGTCCTTTCGGAAGAAGGGGTTCTGGCAGACCAGACCTTTCACCTGGAGAATAAAATTTTTACCGGTTCTGTCTTTACTATTGAAAAGAATCAGGCTGTGGGAGGGATCTTTCAGGATATCACTCTTCCCTGGGTCCAGAAAGACCAGGTGATCAAACAGGCCCGGAAGGTGATGGAAAACAGCATATCCACGGTGCAGCAGATAGCATTTCTTCTGGGAGAAAATGCGGCTCAGAGCGAGATTATGCTGAACTCCATTATCACATCTTTCGGTTCTGAATCGGATCAGGAATCCGATGATTAAGACATTTTTC
This is a stretch of genomic DNA from Oceanispirochaeta sp.. It encodes these proteins:
- a CDS encoding [Fe-Fe] hydrogenase large subunit C-terminal domain-containing protein, with product MKLNPIYTEITECQDCYKCIRHCPVKSIKVEDGHAKILVDDCILCGNCYLKCPVGAKKIRNDLPRAQRALQEHKKVILSLAPSFVGEFPGISPSVLIKGIKKLGFWAVSETALGAQEVSRHTSQILKKAEKGVFISSACPTMVEYIRKHKPQYSSYVIDHLSPLLTHCQMLKDLYGEDCIVIFAGPCISKKREADLREDLLHRAISFEDLKNWFSQYQIDLNTLSGDEDENFVPQYSYDGASYPLEGGMIRSLKMQNVALPDNQLMSFTNVHSMAEVLQNLESLGQKDPLFLELLACEGGCINGPGCGKTSGTAVKEKQLLDYITSREEQLSLYKPCSSIIYKRKIEAVTQRSFDEMEIRKALNTIGKYESSDEKNCGACGYSTCRDYAAAFLDGRAEKDMCVSYLKTLSEKKADALIKSMPSGAVIVDAEMMIIQCNRAFAMLIGEETLAAYETKPGLKGASLEKILPFTSLFQGVLSEEGVLADQTFHLENKIFTGSVFTIEKNQAVGGIFQDITLPWVQKDQVIKQARKVMENSISTVQQIAFLLGENAAQSEIMLNSIITSFGSESDQESDD